A single window of Nicotiana sylvestris chromosome 5, ASM39365v2, whole genome shotgun sequence DNA harbors:
- the LOC138868975 gene encoding uncharacterized protein, with translation MEKAKIIKERLKTAQNRQKSYSDVRRRDLEFKEDDWVFLKVSPMKGIMWFGNKGKLSLKYVGPYKIIQRIGQVAYKLELPPKMSLVHPVFNVSMLRKVVGDPSTIVPVETIEVNEELSYEEVPVSILDRQVPKLRNKEIASVKAVWQNQQVKEATWEAEEEMRKKYPHLFE, from the coding sequence ATGGAGAAAGCCAAGATTATtaaagagaggttgaaaactgctcagaatcgccaaaagtcttattcggacgttcgtcgtagagatttggagttcaaagaggatgattgggtatttttgaaggtttctcccatgaagggtatcatgtGGTTTGGAAAtaaaggaaaattgagtctgaagtatgtcggaccgtacaaaatcattcagaggattggtcaggtagcatacaagctcgagctgccacccaagatgtcattggtacacccgGTCTTCAATGTGTCTATGTTgaggaaggtagtgggagatccgtccactattgtgccagttgaaactattgaggttaatgaggaactatcatatgaagaagttccagtttccattcttgacaggcaagtcccgaaattgagaaataaggaaattgcctccgtaAAAGCGGTATGGCAGAATCAGCAGGTtaaggaagccacttgggaagccgaggaagaaatgagaaagaagtacccacatttgtttgaatag